CGAGGTAGTTGTGAATTGTTGCACGCACGTGCGTTCTCCTTGTTTGAGGACAGGTGTATAGACAGCTCTGACTAGACCGGTTTCACACCAGTCCTCGAACAACCCCAAGTAGCGATGTTCCGGCACGCCGAAGCGTCCGGCCCCCAGATATCCCCAGTTACGTGTCCCAGTCTTCGCAGAGCTGGGTTTTGGAATACACGCGCTGCGTGGATCCCCTCCCGCATGACAGTGTGAGAGGTTTCTCATCAAAGGTCAAGTGCTGATCATCACGAATCCGCAACGCCGCCCGTGATACCCGGTATCAGCCGGAGTGATACCGGGTTCAGCCGTCCAGCACTTGGAGGTGCACCGAGACCGAGCCGCCGTCGACGAGGTGCTCGGCATCCCGAACCGCCTTCTTGAGCGGCAGCACGTAGGCCTCGTGCGACGAGTCGGGGAAGATCGACGTGCGCCACTCGGACGCTCCGACGCGGGCGATCACGCGCACGGAGCCGAAGCCGCGGAAGGGGCGAGGGATCTCGCGGATCTGCTCGCTCAGGTCAGCCGGCAGCGCCGTGAAGAACCAGGAATCGGTGCGGGCGTCCCAGCGGAAGATCTCGCCCTCGAACTCCACGATCATGCCTCCGAGCGTAGCCAGCGGTGACGACAGCCCGCGAAGCGGGCCCCATCGCCCACGCCCGCCTGACGCCGTGCGTGCTGCCCCTGATCCGGGAGACCAGCACGCACGGCGCTGCGCGAGGTGTCCGGTTGAGTGCGCGTCCGGACTCGGATCGCTCCTTCGTCGCCCCGTCTCTTGCGAAAGGGCGGGTAACAGGTGTATTCCTGTGCTGTTGCAACACCTCGCACTTGGGAGATTCCGCACGATGATGTGCAGAAAGCGAGGAGACCAGGACTGCTGACGCGGGTGCGATGCGGCGACGGCGACGTTCGTCGCGGAGTGATCGCCCGAACAACCGCGAACACCATGCGCATGAATGACAACGCTGCCGCGCAGTCGTTGTCCGGTAGACGGGGAAGGGCTGAGCTGCTTGTCGAAGGGTCGTACTCCGGGGCATATCCGGGGGCTTGGGTGCGCCCCTTCGGCAAGCTCAGCCGTCCCTGAGCACCGACCGCGCACCGTTGCGAGACGCCGTCCGGGGCGAGCGCTGACGCGGACTGACAGAGCAGGTCGGACGGCCCTCCAGGGGCAGCCGTCAGCGGCCGAACTCGGGCGTCCAGTCGTCATCGACCGGCGACCAGATGTCGGCCGAGACGTCGTCGAAGTCGCGGGATCCGGATGACG
This genomic interval from Microbacterium sp. 4R-513 contains the following:
- a CDS encoding DUF1905 domain-containing protein, with protein sequence MIVEFEGEIFRWDARTDSWFFTALPADLSEQIREIPRPFRGFGSVRVIARVGASEWRTSIFPDSSHEAYVLPLKKAVRDAEHLVDGGSVSVHLQVLDG